A stretch of Coregonus clupeaformis isolate EN_2021a chromosome 37, ASM2061545v1, whole genome shotgun sequence DNA encodes these proteins:
- the LOC121553197 gene encoding graves disease carrier protein-like, producing METEAAVSTRGRPVIPNHTQGDYHFVRSFVAGGVAGCCAKSTIAPLDRVKILLQAHSPHYKDLGVVATFRAVPKKEGYLGLYKGNGAMMVRIFPYGAIQFMAFDKYKKILSKQLGISGHIHRLMAGSMAGMTAVICTYPLDVIRVRLAYQVKGHHRYTGIGNAFQTIYLKEGGIPGFYKGLIPTLIGMAPYAGFSFFTFGTLKSLGLVHFPEILGRPSSDNPEVLVLKTHVNLLCGGVAGAIAQTISYPLDVARRRMQLGVVLPESDKCRTLTKTLQYVYSQYGVKKGLYRGLSLNYIRCVPSQAVAFTTYELMKQTLHLN from the exons ATGGAAACGGAGGCTGCAGTCTCAACCCGTGGTCGTCCTGTGATCCCCAACCACACTCAGGGGGACTATCACTTTGTCCGCTCCTTCGTAGCTGGAG GTGTAGCAGGATGCTGTGCCAAATCTACCATCGCTCCTCTGGACAGAGTGAAGATCTTACTGCAAGCCCACAGTCCCCACTACAAAGACCTGG gtGTGGTAGCTACTTTCCGTGCCGTGCCAAAGAAGGAGGGTTACCTGGGGCTTTATAAAGGCAATGGGGCCATGATGGTCAGGATATTCCCTTATGGAGCTATCCAGTTCATGGCCTTTGATAAATACAAGAAGATACTCAGTAAACAGCTGGGCATCTCTGGACACATCCACAGGCTCATGGCCGGTTCTATGGCAG GGATGACAGCAGTGATATGTACGTACCCTCTGGACGTGATCAGAGTCCGTCTGGCTTACCAGGTAAAAGGACACCATCGCTACACGGGCATCGGAAATGCCTTCCAGACCATATACCTAAAG gaAGGAGGCATCCCTGGCTTCTACAAGGGACTGATCCCAACCCTTATAGGCATGGCTCCATATGCAG ggtTCTCGTTCTTTACCTTCGGCACGTTGAAGAGTCTGGGTCTGGTCCACTTCCCAGAGATACTGGGACGACCGTCCTCAGACAACCCAGAGGTGCTGGTTCTGAAGACCCACGTCAACCTGCTCTGTGGAGGGGTGGCCGGAGCTATCGCACAGACCATATC CTATCCTCTGGATGTTGCCAGGAGAAGGATGCAGTTAGGAGTGGTGCTTCCTGAATCTGACAAATGTCG TACCCTGACCAAGACTCTGCAGTATGTATACAGTCAGTATGGGGTGAAGAAGGGTCTGTACAGAGGCCTGTCTCTCAACTACATCCGCTGTGTGCCCTCTCAGGCTGTGGCCTTCACCACCTATGAGTTGATGAAGCAAACCCTCCACCTCAACTAG